In Bacteroidales bacterium, one DNA window encodes the following:
- a CDS encoding alpha/beta hydrolase: protein MRNETMVVDYAKDPLIDNKTRSFLKALNSGGGKPLEALSPVEARKVLANAQASVNVDLSGIDESEKTITADGHTIKLNIVRPAGVKGELPVFIFIHGGGWVLGDYPTHKRMVRDLVVLTGYSGVFVNYTPTPDAKYPVQVNEIYAATKWVAEHGSEINVDGKNMGIIGNSVGGNMSTVTAIKAKENNGPHIKVQVLMWPIVDADFETDSYKQFGKDRFLTTSTMKWMYDMYIEDPKKRTEIYASPLQASVEQLRGLPPTLIQVAGNDVLRDEGEAYGRKLDQAGVPITVVRYNGTIHDFGLLNGLADLPATQSAFYQAAAELKKFLK, encoded by the coding sequence ATGAGAAATGAAACTATGGTAGTGGATTATGCCAAGGATCCGCTGATCGACAACAAAACAAGATCTTTTTTGAAAGCATTGAATTCCGGTGGCGGGAAACCGCTTGAAGCACTTTCTCCTGTAGAGGCAAGGAAGGTGTTGGCGAATGCGCAAGCGTCAGTGAATGTTGATTTGTCTGGCATTGATGAATCTGAAAAAACAATCACTGCTGATGGACATACTATTAAATTGAATATTGTACGACCCGCTGGGGTCAAGGGCGAATTACCCGTGTTTATATTTATTCATGGTGGAGGATGGGTGTTGGGCGATTATCCTACACATAAAAGAATGGTGCGGGACCTTGTGGTACTTACAGGCTACTCGGGAGTGTTTGTTAATTATACTCCTACACCGGATGCTAAATACCCGGTTCAGGTGAATGAAATTTATGCAGCAACAAAATGGGTAGCCGAACACGGAAGTGAAATTAATGTTGACGGCAAAAACATGGGTATAATCGGAAACAGTGTTGGAGGTAATATGAGTACAGTAACCGCAATAAAAGCGAAAGAAAATAATGGTCCACACATTAAAGTCCAGGTACTGATGTGGCCGATAGTGGATGCTGATTTTGAAACCGACTCCTACAAACAGTTTGGGAAAGACAGATTCCTGACTACTTCTACTATGAAATGGATGTATGATATGTATATAGAGGATCCAAAAAAGCGTACTGAGATTTATGCTTCACCGCTTCAGGCTTCTGTTGAACAGTTGAGAGGATTGCCGCCGACATTGATACAGGTAGCAGGGAACGATGTATTACGCGATGAGGGAGAGGCATATGGCCGTAAGCTGGATCAGGCAGGCGTTCCCATTACAGTTGTTCGCTACAATGGCACTATTCATGATTTTGGGTTGCTGAACGGGCTTGCAGATCTACCTGCTACCCAATCTGCCTTTTACCAGGCAGCTGCTGAACTGAAAAAGTTCCTGAAATAG
- a CDS encoding zinc-dependent alcohol dehydrogenase family protein yields the protein MQAAVLESHNSSFIISDVVQPVAGDGQVLVRVKSSGTNPLDVKIRSGNAPHAQVTLPAILGIDMAGIVESVGNAVTGFKEGDEVFGMTGGIGAVPGSLAEFTVVDADLLAIKPQVFSMKEAAATPLIFITAWEGLVDKARIHAGQKVLIHGGAGGVGHMAVQIAKAFGAETFATVSAGQEKIVGAFGATPINYEEISVEQYVDALTGGEGFDIVYDTVGSSTLDDSFHAVKKYTGHVVSCLGWGTHKLAPLSFRAATYSGVFTLLPLLTGEGRKHHGEILKEARRLADEGKLKVHVDPRKFTLKNIEEAHSVLKTGKKSGKIVIDID from the coding sequence ATGCAAGCAGCAGTTTTAGAGAGTCACAATTCCTCGTTCATTATTTCAGATGTAGTTCAACCAGTGGCAGGTGATGGGCAGGTACTTGTGCGCGTAAAATCCAGTGGAACAAATCCTCTGGATGTGAAAATCCGGAGTGGTAATGCCCCTCATGCGCAGGTAACATTACCGGCCATACTTGGGATTGATATGGCCGGTATCGTAGAGTCAGTAGGAAATGCCGTAACCGGTTTTAAGGAGGGAGATGAAGTGTTTGGAATGACGGGTGGAATTGGAGCTGTACCCGGATCGCTGGCGGAATTTACTGTGGTGGATGCTGACTTATTAGCTATAAAGCCCCAGGTTTTTAGTATGAAGGAGGCAGCAGCCACACCTCTGATCTTTATTACTGCCTGGGAGGGTTTGGTTGACAAAGCCAGAATTCATGCTGGTCAAAAAGTGTTGATACATGGTGGAGCAGGTGGTGTGGGCCATATGGCAGTTCAAATAGCTAAAGCTTTTGGAGCAGAAACCTTCGCAACTGTTTCGGCGGGGCAAGAGAAGATAGTCGGTGCTTTTGGTGCCACGCCCATCAATTATGAAGAAATATCCGTAGAGCAGTATGTGGACGCATTAACGGGCGGGGAGGGTTTTGATATAGTGTACGATACCGTTGGATCATCTACACTTGATGACTCATTTCATGCAGTAAAAAAATATACGGGTCATGTGGTAAGTTGTCTTGGTTGGGGTACCCATAAACTTGCGCCTCTATCTTTTCGGGCCGCCACTTATTCAGGGGTTTTCACCCTCTTGCCACTGTTGACTGGTGAGGGAAGGAAACATCATGGTGAAATCTTAAAAGAAGCAAGGAGGCTCGCTGATGAAGGGAAATTAAAAGTGCATGTGGATCCCCGAAAATTTACGCTTAAGAATATTGAGGAGGCACATAGTGTATTGAAAACTGGTAAGAAATCGGGTAAAATAGTGATTGATATCGATTGA